One Betta splendens chromosome 16, fBetSpl5.4, whole genome shotgun sequence genomic window carries:
- the LOC114842677 gene encoding CCN family member 3-like codes for MSPLFTFVLASQVFALAWSQVCPRRCQCPKEPPMCPPGVPLILDDCVCCLVCARQEGQLCSDLNPCDARRGLQCDYSVDAHGRTGVCAARRGGACVLDGSVYRSGQTFFPSCKYQCACRDGQVACVPRCHVDVMLPGPDCPAPRRVQAPGECCERWVCEAPAEASALGGVAMAAYRQEETVRFGGWDPSLNCIEQTTEWGACSQTCGVGVSTRVTNKNRQCELVKQSRLCVIRPCDERRDRTQPAPLAPKRGGRCQRTLRSEAAVHLSYRNCSSAQAYRPRYCGACVDGRCCTPHRTKTALVDFQCADGRSSRRPVMVIVSCVCHSHCPRDGGAWEPPEPGHGSVRL; via the exons ATGTCCCCTTTATTCACCTTTGTCTTGGCATCACAG GTGTTCGCGTTGGCGTGGTCCCAGGTGTGTCCCCGGAGGTGCCAGTGCCCCAAGGAGCCGCCCATGTGCCCCCCCGGGGTGCCCCTGATCCTGGACGACTGCGTGTGCTGCCTGGTGTGCGCGCGGCAGGAAGGGCAGCTCTGCTCCGACCTGAACCCCTGCGACGCGCGGCGCGGTCTGCAGTGCGACTACTCCGTGGACGCGCACGGGAGGACGGGCGTCTGCGCCG CTCGGCGCGGCGGCGCGTGCGTCCTGGACGGCTCCGTGTACCGCAGCGGCCAGACCTTCTTCCCCAGCTGCAAGTACCAGTGCGCGTGCCGCGACGGGCAGGTGGCGTGCGTGCCGCGCTGCCACGTGGACGTGATGCTGCCCGGGCCCGACTGCCCCGCGCCCCGCAGGGTCCAGGCGCCCGGCGAGTGCTGCGAGAGGTGGGTGTGCGAGGCGCCGGCGGAGGCCAGCGCCCTGGGAGGCGTCGCCATGGCCG ccTACCGGCAGGAGGAGACGGTGCGGTTCGGCGGCTGGGACCCGAGCCTGAACTGCATCGAGCAGACCACCGAGTGGGGAGCGTGCTCCCAGACCTGCGGCGTGGGGGTCTCCACGCGGGTCACCAACAAGAACCGCCAGTGCGAGCTGGTCAAGCAGAGTCGCCTGTGCGTGATCAGACCCTGTGACGAGCGGCGGGACCGCACTCAGCCGGCGCCGCTGGCACCGAAG AGAGGCGGCAGGTGCCAGCGCACGCTGCGGAGCGAGGCGGCCGTGCACCTCTCctacaggaactgcagcagcgcGCAGGCCTACCGGCCGCGCTACTGCGGCGCCTGCGTGGACGGCCGCTGCTGCACCCCCCACCGCACCAAGACCGCCCTGGTGGACTTCCAGTGCGCCGACGGCAGAAGCAGCCGCAGGCCGGTGATGGTGATCGTCAGCTGCGTGTGCCACAGCCACTGCCCGCGGGACGGCGGCGCGTGGGAGCCGCCCGAGCCGGGCCACGGCAGCGTGAGGTTgtag
- the LOC114843710 gene encoding secretagogin-like, protein MDCAFENLDAAGFLEIWQHFDADDNGYIEGKELDAFFRHMMKQLGPQEKVTEERVQRLKQRFMSAYDVTADGKLQIQELANMILPEDENFLLIFRREAPLDNSVEFMKIWRKYDADCSGYISAQELKAFLKDLLELHHKMVSSDKLEEYTDTMMKIFDKNKDGRLDLNDLARILALEENFLLQFQMDACSKEERKRDFEKIFQHYDVSQTGALEGPEVDGFVKDMMGLVRPNITGSELDKLRAMLLRHCDVNKDGKIQRNELALCLGVRPSL, encoded by the exons atggACTGTGCCTTTGAAAACCTGGATGCAGCTGGTTTCCTGGAAATATGGCAACACTTTGATGCGGATG ATAACGGCTACATCGAGGGCAAAGAGCTGGACGCCTTTTTCCGTCACATGATGAAACAGCTGGGACCTCAG GAGAAGGTGACCGAGGAGCGCGTtcagaggctgaagcagaggtTCATGTCCGCCTACGATGTCACTGCTGATGGGAAGCTACAGATTCAGGAG TTAGCCAACATGATTCTGCCTGAAGATGAGAACTTCCTGCTCATTTTCCGCAGAGAGGCTCCTCTGGACAACAGTGTTGAGTTCATGAAG ATATGGAGAAAGTACGACGCCGACTGCAGCGGCTACATCTCTGCTCAGGAGCTCAAG GCTTTTTTAAAagacctgctggagctgcaccaCAAGATGGTTTCATCTGACAAGTTAGAGGAGTACACTGACACAAtg ATGAAAATCTTTGACAAAAACAAGGATGGACGTTTGGATTTGAATGACTTGGCCAG GATATTGGCTCTAGAAGAGAATTTCCTGCTTCAGTTCCAGATGGAT GCCTGCAgtaaagaggagaggaaacgagacTTTGAGAAAATCTTTCAGCATTACGATGTT AGTCAGACGGGAGCACTGGAGGGTCCTGAGGTGGACGGCTTCGTCAAAGACATGATGGGGCTGGTCAGG CCCAATATCACGGGTTCTGAGCTGGACAAGCTGCGGGCCATGCTGCTGCGCCACTGTGACGTCAACAAAGACGGGAAGATCCAGAGGAACGAGCTGGCGCTGTGTCTGGGGGTCAGGCCCAGCCTTTAA